A single genomic interval of Bradyrhizobium sp. sBnM-33 harbors:
- a CDS encoding YqaA family protein translates to MLKRTYDWFIDAADKPYALWIMAAVSFAESSFFPIPPDVMLLPMSLARPKKAWWFATVCTIASVAGGVVGYAIGALLYDSVGHWLITIYGLSDKVETFRASYAEWGAVIILLKGLTPIPYKLVTITSGFAGYNIWLFILCSIVARGGRFFIVAVLLNQYGDVIRAELEKRLGTWVTIGAIVLVLGFYAAFKLV, encoded by the coding sequence ATGCTCAAACGGACTTACGACTGGTTTATCGACGCCGCCGACAAGCCTTACGCGCTGTGGATTATGGCGGCCGTATCTTTCGCGGAAAGCTCGTTTTTCCCGATTCCACCTGACGTCATGCTGCTGCCGATGTCGCTGGCGCGGCCGAAGAAGGCGTGGTGGTTTGCGACCGTCTGTACCATCGCATCCGTTGCCGGCGGCGTGGTCGGATACGCGATCGGTGCGCTGCTCTATGACTCGGTCGGGCACTGGCTCATCACGATCTACGGTCTCAGCGACAAGGTCGAAACCTTCCGCGCTTCCTATGCCGAATGGGGCGCGGTGATCATCCTGCTGAAGGGGCTGACGCCGATCCCCTACAAGCTCGTGACCATCACTTCGGGGTTTGCCGGCTACAACATCTGGCTGTTCATCCTGTGCTCGATCGTGGCGCGCGGCGGGCGGTTCTTCATTGTTGCGGTCCTGCTCAACCAGTATGGGGACGTGATCCGGGCCGAGCTGGAAAAGCGCCTTGGCACCTGGGTGACCATCGGTGCCATTGTCCTGGTGCTCGGCTTTTACGCCGCGTTCAAGCTGGTCTAG
- a CDS encoding ABC transporter substrate-binding protein, translated as MRAIRTNAIRSRLSVPLAFLAGLCTIAGFTANSALAADEPRPPLAIQFSLDRPIDAAAAPFVMAAAGGLYSAEALAVTTNIASGSPDAIARVAAGTSDFAMVDVNALMRFRDKDKQGGPRIKAVFVLFNKAPYAIIARKSRGIRALTDIEGKTLGVAEGDLSARLWPAVAHQNSIKIKSVKQSSISAAVREPMLSAGQIDAVTGFSYLSAINLRDRGVPADDLAVLKFADYGCEAYGFAVIANPALAAAKPEAVKGFVRAVIGGLHLTVKDPERAATEVANRMDGGSKDLELERLQSILRDYILTSEVKRNGIGAIDPARFERSIDQVADDFKFQKRPQASDIFDDQFLPPLNSRLIN; from the coding sequence ATGCGTGCGATCAGGACCAACGCCATCCGCTCTCGCCTGAGCGTTCCCTTGGCTTTCCTTGCCGGGCTGTGCACCATTGCGGGCTTCACGGCGAATAGCGCCCTCGCCGCCGACGAACCTCGGCCTCCGCTCGCAATCCAGTTTTCGCTCGATCGCCCGATCGATGCCGCGGCGGCGCCGTTCGTGATGGCCGCCGCTGGCGGCCTGTACAGCGCTGAGGCGCTTGCGGTCACGACCAACATCGCCAGCGGATCGCCGGACGCGATTGCGCGTGTCGCGGCAGGCACCAGCGATTTCGCCATGGTCGACGTCAACGCATTGATGCGGTTTCGCGACAAGGACAAGCAGGGCGGTCCCAGGATCAAGGCCGTGTTCGTGCTGTTCAACAAGGCGCCCTATGCCATCATCGCCCGCAAGAGCCGCGGCATCCGCGCGCTGACGGACATTGAGGGCAAGACTCTCGGCGTCGCCGAAGGCGACCTGTCGGCCCGGCTGTGGCCGGCGGTGGCGCACCAGAACAGCATCAAGATCAAGAGCGTGAAGCAAAGCAGCATCAGTGCCGCGGTGCGGGAGCCGATGCTGTCGGCAGGCCAGATCGATGCCGTGACCGGATTTTCCTACCTATCGGCGATCAATCTCAGGGATCGTGGCGTGCCTGCCGATGATCTGGCGGTGCTGAAATTCGCCGACTATGGCTGTGAAGCCTATGGTTTCGCTGTTATCGCCAATCCGGCGCTGGCGGCCGCCAAGCCGGAGGCGGTGAAAGGATTCGTGCGAGCCGTCATCGGCGGGTTGCATCTCACGGTCAAGGACCCTGAACGCGCCGCGACCGAGGTCGCAAATCGCATGGACGGTGGCTCGAAGGACCTCGAACTCGAGCGGCTGCAAAGCATTCTGCGCGACTACATCCTCACCAGCGAAGTGAAACGCAACGGCATCGGCGCCATCGATCCGGCACGCTTCGAACGCTCGATCGATCAGGTCGCGGACGACTTCAAGTTTCAGAAGCGGCCGCAGGCGTCAGACATTTTCGACGACCAGTTTCTGCCCCCGCTCAACAGCCGGCTGATTAATTGA
- a CDS encoding glucan ABC transporter ATP-binding protein/ permease: MSMLRLYTRVLELLGKEARLGWILAVANLLLAGAQFAEPVLFGKIVDVLSGKPQTGPLATNSAWSLLAAWVVFGLFTIACSAAVALHADKLAHRQRQAVLTDYFEHIMQLPLTFHTGTHSGRLMKVMLNGTDALWRLWVAFFREHFAAILSLVVLLPLALYINWRLAILLFALCVVFTVLTTLVVRKTYGMQTEVEAQYSDLSARASDALGNVALVQSFVRIDAEVQGMRFVADKLLAAQMPVLGWWALVTVITRASTTITVLAIFTVGIYLHAQGQTTVGEIVMFVSFATMLIQKLEQVVSFINSVFMEAPRLQEFFDVLDAVPAVRDRPGAVDTGRLSGLVEFHDVSFSYDGKRPAVEDVSFTALPGQTIALVGPTGAGKSTAIALLHRAFDPQSGIIKIDGMDIRALKLTALRRNIGVVFQEALLFNRSIADNLRVGKPDATDEEMRIAASRAQALEFIERSEKKFETHAGERGRMLSGGERQRLSIARALLKDPPILILDEATSALDAVTEAKVNAALDEVMKGRTTFVIAHRLSTIRNATRILMFDNGRVIESGTFDELVAMGGRFAELAKAQFMVQENARAGIKVK; the protein is encoded by the coding sequence ATGTCCATGCTGCGCCTTTACACCCGCGTCCTCGAGCTGCTCGGCAAGGAGGCGCGGCTGGGCTGGATTCTTGCCGTCGCCAATCTACTGCTGGCCGGCGCACAATTCGCCGAGCCGGTGCTGTTCGGCAAGATCGTCGACGTCCTCTCCGGCAAGCCGCAGACCGGGCCGCTGGCCACGAACTCGGCCTGGTCGCTGCTGGCGGCCTGGGTCGTGTTCGGGCTCTTCACCATCGCATGCAGCGCCGCCGTCGCGCTCCATGCCGACAAGCTGGCGCACCGCCAGCGCCAGGCGGTGCTGACGGATTATTTCGAGCACATCATGCAACTGCCGCTGACCTTCCACACCGGCACCCATTCCGGCCGGTTGATGAAGGTGATGCTGAACGGCACCGACGCGCTGTGGCGGCTCTGGGTCGCATTCTTCCGCGAGCATTTTGCGGCGATCCTGTCGCTGGTCGTGCTGCTGCCGCTCGCGCTCTACATCAACTGGCGGCTGGCGATCCTGCTGTTCGCGCTGTGCGTGGTGTTTACGGTGCTGACCACGCTCGTCGTACGCAAGACCTACGGCATGCAGACCGAGGTCGAGGCGCAATACAGCGATCTCTCGGCGCGCGCGTCCGATGCGCTCGGCAACGTCGCCCTGGTGCAAAGCTTCGTGCGGATCGATGCAGAGGTTCAGGGCATGCGCTTCGTCGCGGACAAGCTACTCGCCGCGCAGATGCCGGTGCTGGGCTGGTGGGCGCTGGTCACCGTCATCACCCGTGCTTCCACCACCATCACAGTGCTCGCGATCTTTACCGTCGGCATCTACCTGCACGCGCAGGGACAGACGACGGTCGGCGAGATCGTGATGTTCGTGAGTTTTGCGACCATGCTGATCCAGAAGCTGGAACAGGTGGTGAGCTTCATCAACAGCGTGTTCATGGAGGCGCCGAGGCTGCAGGAATTCTTCGACGTACTGGATGCTGTACCCGCGGTGCGCGACCGGCCCGGAGCGGTCGATACCGGACGGCTTTCCGGCCTCGTCGAATTCCACGACGTTTCGTTTTCCTATGACGGCAAACGGCCCGCGGTCGAAGACGTTTCGTTCACCGCCCTGCCCGGCCAGACCATCGCCCTGGTCGGCCCGACCGGCGCCGGCAAGTCGACGGCGATTGCGCTGTTGCACCGCGCCTTCGATCCGCAGTCCGGCATCATCAAGATTGACGGCATGGATATCCGCGCGTTGAAGCTGACGGCGCTGCGGCGGAACATCGGCGTGGTGTTTCAGGAGGCACTGCTGTTCAACCGCTCGATCGCCGACAATCTGCGCGTCGGCAAGCCGGACGCGACCGACGAGGAAATGCGGATCGCCGCAAGCCGCGCGCAGGCGCTGGAATTCATCGAGCGCAGCGAGAAGAAATTCGAGACCCATGCCGGCGAGCGCGGCCGAATGCTATCCGGCGGTGAGCGGCAGCGCCTGTCGATCGCCCGCGCACTGTTGAAAGACCCGCCGATCCTGATTCTCGACGAAGCGACCAGCGCACTCGACGCCGTCACCGAGGCCAAGGTCAATGCCGCGCTCGACGAGGTGATGAAGGGCCGCACCACCTTTGTGATCGCGCACCGGCTTTCGACCATTCGCAACGCGACCCGCATCCTGATGTTCGATAATGGGCGGGTGATCGAAAGTGGAACTTTCGATGAACTGGTGGCCATGGGCGGTCGCTTCGCGGAACTCGCCAAGGCCCAGTTCATGGTGCAGGAGAATGCTCGGGCCGGCATCAAGGTCAAATAG
- a CDS encoding D-alanyl-D-alanine carboxypeptidase family protein, translating into MHFLRPLLRASSLNLIFLATALAVMTPRAVHAEALLVVEADTGKVLQAENATMPWYPASVTKIMTAYVTLKAVKEGRLSLDTLLTVSPVAASQSPSKMGFPPGTQVTVDNALKMMMVKSANDMAVVLAEGVGGSVDSFSAMMNQTALRLGMTQTSYVNPNGLPADGQVTSARDLAMLARAVIRDLPEYEYFMQIPSIRYGRRVTQNFNKLIGRYPGADGFKTGFICASGYNLVASATRNGKRLIAVVLGASSGQARAVRAAQLLERGFGNGLGWLKPSLGTVDNLVPVDATPPNLRDEMCNGKRKRPATDEDPDIVASNGNTSTGESAVNFFTAGLQHHPVKPADLLAAAAEPSEPVPVYTGPTKTGPALIAAVAAEAEKQASAKRGKKSKIAAKKPDDAAAPKAEANAKPAAKPAAIRHANAKPDAAARPAAAAEKKPAAKPAAAQPAAAKPAAVGDKPAPKPAKPKAAAKPKGENRPAG; encoded by the coding sequence GTGCATTTTCTTCGCCCGTTGCTTCGCGCTTCCTCACTGAACCTGATTTTCCTGGCGACGGCGCTTGCCGTCATGACGCCGCGCGCCGTGCACGCCGAAGCGCTGCTGGTCGTCGAAGCCGATACCGGCAAGGTGCTGCAGGCCGAGAATGCCACCATGCCGTGGTATCCCGCTTCGGTGACCAAGATAATGACCGCCTACGTCACGCTGAAGGCGGTCAAGGAAGGCCGTCTCTCGCTCGATACGTTATTGACGGTGTCGCCGGTTGCCGCCTCGCAGTCGCCGTCCAAGATGGGTTTTCCTCCGGGCACCCAGGTCACTGTCGATAACGCGCTCAAGATGATGATGGTGAAGTCGGCCAATGACATGGCCGTGGTGCTCGCCGAAGGAGTCGGCGGATCGGTCGACAGTTTCTCGGCAATGATGAATCAGACCGCGTTAAGGCTCGGCATGACGCAGACGAGCTACGTCAATCCGAACGGCCTGCCGGCAGACGGACAGGTCACCTCGGCGCGCGATCTTGCGATGCTGGCGCGCGCCGTTATCCGCGACCTGCCCGAATATGAATATTTCATGCAGATCCCTTCGATCCGCTACGGCCGCAGGGTGACGCAGAACTTCAACAAGCTGATAGGGCGCTATCCCGGCGCCGACGGTTTCAAGACCGGCTTCATCTGCGCTTCCGGCTACAATCTGGTCGCGTCCGCTACGCGCAACGGCAAGCGGCTGATCGCCGTCGTGCTCGGCGCATCCTCAGGCCAGGCGCGCGCGGTTCGGGCCGCGCAGTTGCTGGAGCGCGGCTTCGGCAACGGACTGGGCTGGCTAAAGCCTTCGCTCGGCACCGTCGACAATCTGGTTCCGGTCGATGCGACGCCGCCGAACCTGCGCGACGAGATGTGCAACGGCAAGCGCAAGCGGCCGGCCACCGATGAGGACCCGGACATTGTCGCCAGCAACGGCAACACTTCGACTGGCGAGAGTGCGGTGAACTTCTTCACGGCGGGGCTGCAGCACCATCCGGTCAAACCTGCGGATCTGCTGGCGGCCGCGGCAGAGCCGTCCGAGCCCGTTCCGGTCTATACCGGTCCAACCAAGACCGGCCCCGCATTGATCGCCGCCGTTGCGGCGGAGGCCGAAAAGCAGGCTTCGGCAAAGCGCGGCAAGAAGTCGAAGATTGCCGCGAAGAAGCCCGACGACGCAGCAGCGCCCAAGGCTGAAGCCAACGCAAAGCCGGCAGCCAAACCTGCTGCCATCAGGCATGCAAACGCCAAACCGGATGCTGCCGCAAGGCCGGCCGCCGCGGCTGAGAAAAAGCCGGCCGCCAAACCCGCAGCCGCCCAGCCCGCAGCCGCCAAGCCCGCGGCCGTCGGAGACAAGCCCGCGCCAAAACCGGCCAAGCCGAAGGCCGCCGCTAAACCCAAAGGCGAAAACAGGCCGGCTGGTTAA
- a CDS encoding long-chain fatty acid--CoA ligase, whose protein sequence is MERIWLKQYPAGVPADIDVTQYSSLVELLEESFKKFADRKAFICMDKSISYRDMDEMSAALGAYLQSKGLQKGARVALMMPNVLQYPVSTAAVLRAGYAVVNVNPLYTPRELEHQLKDSGAEAIIVLENFATTVQQVIARTSVKHVIVGSMGDLLGFKGVIVNLVVRKVKKMVPAWSLPGSVSFNEALAAGRSMKLNKPQLTRDDVAFLQYTGGTTGVSKGATLLHKNILANVLQNDAWLQPALKKPPHVDQLFIVCALPLYHIFALTACFLMAVRAGGVNLLIPNPRDIPGFIKELQKYQVNSFPAVNTLYNALLNAPGFDKVDFSKLKTSFGGGMATQKAVAEKWLKVTGCALSEGYGLSETSPVLTCNPADTDQFSGSIGIPVPSTYISIRDDDGKEVPLGQPGEICAKGPQVMAGYWNRPEETAAVMTADGFFRTGDIGVMDERGYTKIVDRKKDMILVSGFNVYPNEIEEVIAGHPGVLECAVIGVADSKSGEAVKAFIVKKDPNLTADDVIKFCTTQLTAYKVPKQIEFRTDLPKTNVGKILRRELRDEKKAAA, encoded by the coding sequence ATGGAGCGGATCTGGCTCAAGCAATATCCGGCCGGCGTGCCAGCCGATATCGACGTCACCCAGTACTCATCGCTGGTCGAGCTATTGGAAGAAAGCTTCAAGAAGTTCGCCGATCGCAAGGCGTTCATCTGCATGGACAAGTCGATCAGCTACCGCGACATGGACGAGATGTCGGCCGCGCTCGGCGCCTATCTGCAGAGCAAGGGCCTGCAAAAGGGCGCCCGCGTCGCGCTGATGATGCCGAACGTGCTGCAATACCCGGTCTCGACCGCCGCCGTGCTGCGCGCGGGATATGCCGTGGTGAATGTCAATCCGCTCTACACGCCGCGCGAGCTTGAGCATCAGCTCAAGGATTCCGGTGCGGAAGCGATCATCGTGCTGGAGAATTTTGCCACGACCGTACAGCAGGTGATCGCGAGGACTTCGGTCAAGCACGTCATCGTCGGTAGCATGGGCGACCTGCTCGGCTTCAAAGGCGTGATCGTCAACCTCGTCGTACGCAAGGTGAAGAAAATGGTGCCGGCCTGGTCGCTTCCAGGCTCCGTCTCGTTCAATGAGGCGCTCGCCGCCGGCCGCAGCATGAAGCTCAACAAGCCGCAGCTGACGCGTGATGACGTCGCCTTCCTGCAATATACCGGCGGCACCACCGGCGTTTCCAAGGGCGCGACGCTGCTGCACAAGAACATTCTCGCCAACGTGCTGCAGAACGACGCCTGGCTGCAGCCGGCGCTGAAGAAGCCGCCGCATGTCGACCAGCTCTTCATCGTCTGCGCGCTGCCGCTCTATCACATCTTCGCACTGACGGCGTGCTTCCTGATGGCGGTGCGGGCCGGCGGCGTCAACCTCCTGATCCCGAATCCGCGCGACATACCGGGCTTTATCAAGGAGCTGCAGAAGTACCAGGTCAACAGCTTCCCGGCGGTCAACACGCTCTACAATGCCCTGCTCAACGCACCCGGCTTCGACAAGGTCGACTTCTCCAAGCTGAAGACCTCCTTCGGCGGCGGCATGGCGACGCAAAAGGCCGTGGCCGAGAAATGGCTGAAGGTCACCGGCTGCGCGCTGTCGGAAGGCTATGGCCTGTCCGAGACCTCGCCGGTGCTGACCTGCAACCCCGCCGACACCGACCAGTTCTCCGGCTCGATCGGCATTCCCGTGCCGTCGACCTACATCTCGATCCGCGACGACGACGGCAAGGAGGTGCCGCTCGGCCAGCCCGGCGAGATCTGCGCCAAGGGACCGCAGGTGATGGCCGGCTACTGGAACCGGCCGGAAGAGACCGCGGCCGTGATGACGGCCGACGGCTTCTTCCGCACCGGCGACATCGGCGTCATGGACGAACGCGGCTACACCAAGATCGTCGATCGCAAGAAGGACATGATCCTGGTCTCGGGCTTCAACGTCTATCCGAACGAGATCGAGGAAGTGATTGCCGGGCATCCAGGCGTGCTCGAATGCGCTGTGATCGGCGTCGCCGATTCGAAATCGGGCGAGGCGGTGAAGGCTTTCATCGTCAAGAAGGACCCGAACCTTACCGCCGACGACGTCATCAAGTTCTGCACGACGCAGCTCACCGCCTACAAGGTCCCCAAGCAGATCGAGTTCAGGACCGATCTGCCCAAGACCAATGTCGGCAAGATCCTGCGCCGCGAACTGCGCGACGAGAAGAAGGCCGCGGCGTAA
- a CDS encoding DUF924 family protein, which produces MTETDVAPADILAFWRDAGPDRWYTRDDAFDAEVRRRFLGLWQRAAAGELSSWETSDDGALALVIVLDQFPRNMFRGDARTYASDALAREIAHRAVDRGVDVRIDPALRQFLYLPFMHSEHLGDQLRCIELSRAAGHTESLKWAEHHADIIRRFGRFPHRNQILGRATTPEEQAFLDEGGFSP; this is translated from the coding sequence ATGACCGAGACTGACGTCGCGCCAGCCGACATTCTGGCCTTCTGGCGCGACGCCGGCCCTGATCGCTGGTACACGCGCGACGACGCTTTCGATGCGGAGGTGCGCCGGCGCTTTCTCGGCCTTTGGCAGAGAGCGGCGGCCGGCGAATTATCGTCGTGGGAAACGAGCGATGACGGCGCGCTGGCGCTTGTCATCGTGCTCGACCAGTTTCCCCGCAACATGTTCCGCGGCGACGCCAGGACTTACGCCAGCGATGCACTGGCGCGCGAAATAGCACACCGCGCCGTCGACCGCGGCGTCGACGTGCGGATCGATCCCGCTTTACGCCAATTCCTCTATCTGCCTTTCATGCATTCGGAGCACCTTGGCGACCAGTTGCGCTGCATAGAGTTGTCACGCGCGGCCGGTCACACTGAAAGCCTGAAATGGGCCGAACACCACGCCGATATCATTCGGCGCTTCGGCCGCTTTCCCCACCGCAACCAGATTTTGGGCCGCGCCACCACGCCCGAGGAGCAGGCATTCCTCGATGAAGGTGGCTTTTCGCCGTGA
- a CDS encoding peroxiredoxin — MTIQVGDKLPEAKFRVMTAEGPQVKTTDDIFKGKKVALFAVPGAYTGTCHKMHLPSIFLNAYAIKDKGVDTIAIVSVNDAFVMNAWKRDTDQRDEAVFLADGNADFTKAIGMELDASGNGLGIRSKRYSMLVEDGVVKKLNLEPAPGKVEVSGGDTLLGQL, encoded by the coding sequence ATGACGATCCAAGTTGGCGACAAGCTGCCGGAAGCCAAGTTTCGCGTGATGACGGCGGAAGGACCGCAGGTCAAAACCACCGACGACATTTTCAAGGGCAAGAAGGTGGCGCTGTTCGCGGTGCCCGGCGCCTACACCGGCACCTGCCACAAGATGCACCTGCCGAGCATCTTCCTCAACGCCTACGCCATCAAGGACAAAGGCGTGGACACCATCGCCATCGTCTCCGTCAACGACGCCTTCGTCATGAACGCATGGAAGCGCGACACCGACCAGCGCGACGAGGCCGTATTCCTCGCCGACGGCAACGCCGACTTCACCAAGGCGATCGGCATGGAGCTCGACGCCTCCGGCAATGGTCTCGGCATCCGCTCCAAGCGGTATTCGATGCTGGTGGAAGACGGCGTGGTGAAGAAGTTGAACCTCGAGCCGGCGCCGGGCAAGGTCGAGGTGTCGGGCGGCGATACGCTGCTGGGGCAGTTGTGA
- the rnhA gene encoding ribonuclease HI, producing MSELPHVTVFTDGACSGNPGPGGWGAILRFGDKEKELKGGEPHTTNNRMELMAAISALEALKKPCVVDLTTDSQYVRQGISGWIHGWKRNGWRTADKKPVKNVDLWQRLDTALKPHQVRWHWIRGHAGHAENERADQLAREGVAMARLQERVGK from the coding sequence TTGAGTGAACTGCCTCACGTGACGGTTTTTACCGATGGCGCCTGCTCGGGCAATCCCGGCCCCGGCGGATGGGGCGCGATCCTGAGGTTCGGCGACAAAGAAAAGGAATTGAAGGGCGGCGAGCCGCACACCACCAACAACCGCATGGAGCTGATGGCGGCGATCTCGGCGCTGGAAGCGCTGAAAAAGCCGTGCGTGGTCGATCTCACCACCGATAGCCAGTATGTCCGCCAGGGCATCAGCGGCTGGATCCATGGCTGGAAGCGGAACGGCTGGCGCACGGCGGACAAGAAGCCGGTCAAGAACGTCGATCTGTGGCAGCGCCTCGACACCGCACTGAAACCGCACCAGGTGCGCTGGCACTGGATCAGGGGCCACGCCGGCCACGCCGAAAACGAGCGCGCCGATCAATTGGCGCGCGAGGGCGTGGCGATGGCGAGGTTGCAGGAGAGAGTGGGGAAGTAG
- a CDS encoding homoserine kinase, whose product MAVYTDVAAEDLAEFLKGYEIGELLSYKGIAEGVENSNFLLHTSKGAFILTLYEKRVAVDDLPYFLSLMAHLAERGVRCPQPARNRKDEVYSELAGRPAAVINFLEGMWPRRPNAAHCTGVGEALAKMHLAGREFPMFRKNPLSVEGWRPLFDLAAPRADSVAPGLQDFIARELDHLEASWPKDLPLGVIHADLFPDNVFFLGDKLSGLIDFPFSCNDILAYDIAICLNAWCFEQDHSFNVTKARALLNAYGRERQLSDTEQEALPLLARGSSLRFLLTRLVDFLNVPPGALVKPKDPLEYVRKLRFHQSVSSVRDYGLTQPGFVA is encoded by the coding sequence ATGGCGGTTTACACCGACGTGGCCGCCGAAGATCTCGCGGAGTTCCTCAAGGGCTACGAAATCGGCGAGTTGCTCTCCTACAAGGGCATCGCCGAAGGCGTCGAGAATTCCAATTTTCTGCTGCATACCAGCAAAGGCGCCTTCATCCTCACGCTCTACGAAAAGCGCGTGGCGGTGGACGATTTGCCGTACTTCCTGTCGCTGATGGCGCATCTGGCCGAGCGCGGCGTGCGTTGCCCGCAACCTGCCCGCAATCGCAAGGACGAGGTCTATAGCGAACTGGCCGGGCGTCCGGCGGCGGTCATCAACTTCCTCGAAGGCATGTGGCCGCGGCGGCCCAACGCCGCGCATTGCACCGGCGTCGGCGAGGCGCTCGCAAAGATGCATCTGGCGGGCCGCGAATTCCCGATGTTCCGCAAGAACCCGTTGTCGGTGGAGGGCTGGCGGCCGTTGTTCGATCTCGCGGCACCGCGCGCCGACAGCGTCGCGCCCGGCCTGCAGGACTTCATCGCGCGCGAGCTCGACCACCTCGAGGCAAGCTGGCCGAAAGATCTGCCGCTCGGCGTCATCCACGCCGATCTGTTTCCCGATAATGTCTTCTTCCTCGGCGACAAATTGTCGGGCCTGATCGACTTCCCGTTCTCCTGTAACGACATCCTGGCCTACGACATCGCGATCTGCCTGAACGCGTGGTGCTTCGAGCAGGATCATTCCTTTAACGTCACCAAAGCGCGCGCGCTGCTCAACGCCTATGGCCGCGAGCGGCAATTATCTGATACCGAGCAGGAGGCACTGCCGCTGCTGGCGCGCGGCTCTTCGCTGCGCTTCCTGCTGACGCGGCTGGTCGATTTTCTCAACGTGCCGCCGGGCGCGCTGGTGAAGCCGAAAGACCCGCTCGAATATGTCCGCAAGCTGCGCTTCCACCAGAGCGTTTCCAGCGTGCGCGATTACGGCCTGACCCAGCCCGGATTTGTTGCTTGA
- the ispH gene encoding 4-hydroxy-3-methylbut-2-enyl diphosphate reductase, producing MPAKPDLRIVLCSPRGFCAGVVRAIDTVERALAIYGAPVYVRHEIVHNRYVVDSLKTKGAIFVEELAEIPDNTNAPVVFSAHGVPKSVPADARARNFFSLDATCPLVTKVHREAAIHFKRGREILLIGHSHHPEVVGTLGQLPTGAVTLIETADDAKTFTPKDPNNLAFVTQTTLSIDDTAEIVALLKERFPNINGPHKEDICYATTNRQLAVKKVAPVVDALIVVGAPNSSNSQRLREVAEREGCPVSVLAQRASDLDWSRFEGIKSLGITAGASAPEVIVEEIMGAFAERFELHVETVSAAEENEFFPLPRSLRPEAAAE from the coding sequence ATGCCAGCCAAACCAGACCTCAGAATCGTGCTTTGTTCCCCCCGCGGCTTCTGCGCAGGGGTGGTGCGGGCCATCGATACCGTGGAGCGGGCGCTCGCCATCTATGGCGCCCCCGTCTATGTCCGGCACGAGATCGTGCATAACCGCTACGTCGTTGACAGCCTGAAGACCAAGGGCGCGATTTTCGTCGAGGAACTCGCCGAGATCCCCGACAATACCAACGCCCCGGTGGTGTTTTCGGCCCACGGGGTTCCCAAATCCGTTCCGGCGGACGCCCGCGCGCGCAATTTCTTCTCACTGGACGCGACCTGCCCGCTGGTTACCAAGGTGCACCGCGAGGCCGCGATCCACTTCAAGCGCGGTCGTGAAATCCTGCTGATCGGGCATTCGCACCACCCCGAGGTAGTCGGCACGCTCGGGCAGTTGCCGACGGGCGCGGTGACGCTGATCGAGACCGCTGATGACGCCAAGACGTTCACGCCGAAGGATCCGAACAACCTGGCTTTCGTGACGCAGACGACGTTGTCGATCGACGACACCGCCGAGATCGTCGCGCTGCTCAAGGAGCGCTTCCCGAACATCAACGGCCCGCACAAGGAAGACATCTGCTACGCCACCACCAACCGCCAGCTCGCGGTGAAGAAGGTGGCGCCGGTGGTCGATGCTCTGATCGTGGTCGGCGCGCCGAATTCGTCGAACTCGCAGCGCCTGCGCGAAGTCGCCGAGCGCGAGGGTTGCCCGGTCTCGGTGTTGGCGCAGCGCGCCTCGGATCTCGACTGGTCGCGCTTCGAGGGCATCAAGAGCCTCGGCATCACGGCGGGCGCGTCCGCGCCGGAAGTGATCGTCGAGGAAATCATGGGCGCCTTCGCCGAGCGCTTCGAATTGCATGTGGAGACGGTGTCGGCCGCGGAGGAGAACGAGTTCTTCCCGCTGCCGCGTTCGCTGCGGCCCGAAGCTGCCGCCGAGTAG